The Plantactinospora sp. KBS50 sequence CCTCACCGGGGTCGAGCAAGGGCAGGTGCGCCACGGGGCGACCCCTTCGCCGTACTCGGGTGACCGGCCGGTGCGCGGCCACGGACGCCGCCACTGTGCCGCACGGCGGTTAGTGCGTGGTTACGCCCGCGTCGCGCGTAACCGGCGACTAACCCCGGCCGCCTACCGTCGGGTCGCGACCGGCGGCCGAGATCTCGGGAGGCCACATGCTGCCACCGTTGACGAAGTGGCTGCTGCGCGAGCCGGCCACCGACGACGGGCCGTTGCTGCTCTGCTTCCCGTACGGCGGGGCGGGCGCCTCGTCGCTGCGCCGCTGGCCCGCCCGGTTCGGCGGGATCGAGGTGGCACCCGTGCAGCCGCCCGGCCGGGAGAACCGCGTGCTGGAGGAGCCGTACACCGACTTCGACGCGTTCGCCCGGGACGCCGTCGAGGCGATCACCCCGCACCTCGACCGGCCGTACGCGGTGATCGGGCACTGCATGGGGGCGCTGCTCGCGCACGCCTTCGTGGCCCGGGCCGGCGCGGTCGGTGCGCCGGCGCCCCAGCGGCTGTTCGTCTCCGCCTCGCTGGTG is a genomic window containing:
- a CDS encoding thioesterase II family protein gives rise to the protein MLPPLTKWLLREPATDDGPLLLCFPYGGAGASSLRRWPARFGGIEVAPVQPPGRENRVLEEPYTDFDAFARDAVEAITPHLDRPYAVIGHCMGALLAHAFVARAGAVGAPAPQRLFVSASLVPYRGFYGFYHPWMSDRRIGQELQRVSRSLGDGELPAELVQMSTRVLRADVRMCLGYLPPVHPVDVPITAIGWEGDLDVDKDDLAEWGEYGETTAHMLPGDPITFLAAPSGLRTIIEDDFEF